The following is a genomic window from Citrifermentans bemidjiense Bem.
TGCCGGCCGTGCTCTCCACGCCGATGCTGCCGCCGTGGGCTTCCACGATCGCCTTACTGATGGTGAGGCCGAGGCCAGTCCCCTTGAAACCGTGCGCGCCCTGAGCCCGGAAATACTTGTTGAAGATCCGCGGCAACTCCTCGGGCGGAATCCCGATACCGGTATCGGCGACCTGTACCCGGAGAAATCCGTCCCGAACCTCGCTGCTGAAGGTGATGGTGCCGCGCCTGGGGGTGAATTTCACCGCGTTGCCGATCAGGTTGGCGAAGACCCGGCTGATCTGCTTCGAGTCTAATTCCAGCGGGGGGATCTCGTCGCAGAGCTCGCTTTGGAATGAGGAGCCGTGCACCGCCGCCTCGCGCTCGCCGTCGCGGCTGCAACCCTCCAGCAAGGGGCGGATGTCGCAACGGCAGCGGTCGATCTGTAAAAGACCCGCCTCCAGCCGGTAGGCGTCCAGCACGTCGTCGATCATGGAGAGCATCTTCGCCGAACTCTTGTCCATCTCCCCGAGGAACAGGTGCAGCGAGGCGTCGATCTTCGCCTTTTCCCCCACAAGGGCCTGGATGTACCCCATGATCACGGTGAGCGGCGACTTGAGGTCGTGGGTCATCATCGCCACGAACTCCTCGCGCTGCCGCCTCTCTTTTCTTTCAGCGGTTACGTCGCGCAGTTGGTACAGCTCCCCCCCGCCGCATCCGGCCGGCAGGCCAAAGGAGCGGACCTGGATCACGGTCCCTTCTAAGCTCATCTCCACCGGAGCGTCCTGCGAGTCCTCGCTCAACACACGGTAAAGCGGGGTACGCAAGGGGAGCATGTCGACCCTGCGCCCCAGCACCCGGCCGCGCTGGACGTGGAGTAGTTCTTCTGCCTTGCTATTGACGAGGAGCACCTTTCCGGTGTCGTCCAGATGCACGACGCCGCAGTCGAGCCGCTCCAGGAGCATGGCTGCGTTTTTTTCAGGTTCCACCTGCATGGCACCTCCGCCTGGACCTTAAAGCCGTCCTTGGCTTATCGGAAATAGGTGTGCATATCTTGAGCCAAAAAGGCCTGCAAAATTCTACCAGATTGTGGAGAGGTTCCAGGGGAGG
Proteins encoded in this region:
- a CDS encoding sensor histidine kinase, with translation MQVEPEKNAAMLLERLDCGVVHLDDTGKVLLVNSKAEELLHVQRGRVLGRRVDMLPLRTPLYRVLSEDSQDAPVEMSLEGTVIQVRSFGLPAGCGGGELYQLRDVTAERKERRQREEFVAMMTHDLKSPLTVIMGYIQALVGEKAKIDASLHLFLGEMDKSSAKMLSMIDDVLDAYRLEAGLLQIDRCRCDIRPLLEGCSRDGEREAAVHGSSFQSELCDEIPPLELDSKQISRVFANLIGNAVKFTPRRGTITFSSEVRDGFLRVQVADTGIGIPPEELPRIFNKYFRAQGAHGFKGTGLGLTISKAIVEAHGGSIGVESTAGKGSRFSVLLPLREEGSHLSVKVQGQETD